The following proteins are co-located in the Candidatus Fusobacterium pullicola genome:
- a CDS encoding carboxypeptidase-like regulatory domain-containing protein translates to MRRAFFAFLFINLFFITFSKNITFDFNMPTGKVEYFKAGDINTQSNYFYDGTLTLDLEEKEYYFLLTSTDFPPIQKIIDVKTIKKPIQISFTKDNYVCIEGKVTSDYSNIGNVIVSFINSENKSFNFTTDIFGKFTAFVPVGNYSVEADRFGYTLNKKNKIIYNFTSTTKPYSIELNLVELPCFIQGKVVDEEGHTIPYPKLFIKNGENIIQGEGDEFGMFKFPVDSGIVTILAQKYSFIQNGVVRKIDKNSSITNIEIALSKVKYNISGTIVNGIKALPGMELQLVNEDNSKITTIFSDENGSFEFYKIPGNRKVFILVIKDGKILKKSELITLDNDIKNFNIILN, encoded by the coding sequence ATGAGAAGAGCTTTTTTCGCCTTCCTCTTTATAAATTTATTTTTTATTACATTTTCTAAGAATATAACTTTCGATTTTAATATGCCAACTGGTAAAGTTGAGTATTTTAAAGCTGGAGATATAAATACACAATCTAATTACTTTTACGATGGAACCTTAACCTTAGATTTAGAAGAGAAGGAGTACTATTTTTTATTAACTAGCACAGACTTTCCTCCTATCCAAAAAATCATTGATGTTAAAACAATAAAAAAACCTATTCAAATATCTTTCACTAAAGATAATTATGTTTGTATTGAGGGAAAGGTAACTAGTGATTACTCAAATATAGGAAATGTAATAGTCTCTTTTATTAACTCTGAAAATAAAAGTTTTAATTTTACAACCGATATTTTTGGAAAATTTACTGCCTTTGTCCCAGTTGGTAACTACTCAGTTGAAGCTGATAGATTTGGATATACTTTAAATAAAAAAAATAAAATTATATATAATTTTACCTCTACAACTAAGCCTTACTCTATAGAACTTAATTTAGTTGAGCTTCCTTGTTTTATACAAGGAAAAGTTGTAGATGAAGAGGGGCATACAATTCCATACCCAAAACTTTTTATAAAAAATGGTGAAAATATTATTCAGGGTGAAGGAGATGAATTTGGAATGTTTAAATTTCCAGTAGATAGTGGAATTGTAACTATCCTAGCTCAAAAATATAGTTTTATCCAAAATGGAGTTGTAAGGAAAATTGATAAAAACTCATCTATCACTAATATTGAAATTGCTTTATCAAAAGTAAAATATAATATAAGTGGAACAATAGTAAATGGTATCAAAGCTCTTCCCGGAATGGAACTTCAACTAGTCAATGAGGATAATAGTAAAATAACTACTATTTTTAGTGATGAAAATGGAAGTTTTGAATTTTATAAAATTCCCGGAAATAGAAAGGTATTTATCCTAGTAATTAAAGATGGAAAAATTTTAAAAAAAAGTGAGCTTATTACCTTAGACAATGATATTAAAAATTTTAATATCATTCTAAATTAA